The following DNA comes from Tunturibacter psychrotolerans.
GCCGCATAGGGATAGCAATCGCAGCCAGCAGCTTGAGACGTTCGCGCTACGTCCAGCGTATGTAGCACCTCACCACCGCGGCCCCAGTTAGCGATGCCGGCACACTTCAAATGAGAGACGATAACCGGCACATGGCTGAGACGACCGACTTCGAAGGCCTCGCGCATCGCATCGAGGATGTCGTCTGTCTCAGTTCGCATGTGCGTTGTGTATACCGCGCCTGCCGCCTCCAGCGGCTTTGCCAACGCTAACACTTCTTCGGTAGACGCCGCGTGAGCGGAGAGATAGGCCAGGCCAGAACTCAGACCTAGTGCTCCGCCGTCGAGTGCTTCCTGCAATTGCTCTCGCATCGCTTCAACTTCAGCCTCCGTTGCAGCACGATCAAGCCGGTCCATATGGTTATTCCGCAGTGCCGTGTGACCGATCAGCACGCCAACGTTCACAGCGGGTTGCGCATCTCGGATGGCGTTGAGATACGAATCAAAGGTTGGATAGCGAAAATCCTCCGCTTCGCCAAGCAGGTTCATGGGGTCAGGCGGCTCGCCGCGCAACACGACTGGAGTGGCGCTGATACCGCAGTTGCCAACGATCACCGTGGTAACACCCTGCGAAATCTTCGGCAGCATCGCTGGTGTGCGAATCACGGCGGTGTCGTCATGGGTATGGACATCAATGAAACCGGGTGCCAGCACCAGACCATCGGCATCCATCGACTCTCGCGCATCGTAATCAATTGACGCGCCGATTTCGCAGATTCTGCCGTCGCGAATAGCGACATCCAGGGAGTCAGACTCCGTACCAGTGCCGTCCAGAACCCGAGCATTACGGATCAGCGTGTCGCAACGTGGCATCCTGGCTCCTTCAAGATATAGGCTATATTCATCCGGGCCTTCAGTCCCGCACTCTTTGTTATGGACATCCATTCGTTGAAAAATCGAAGCTCGACGCACATATACACTCCTTCCGCGATTGCCCCCCTAAACAAAGGGATGGGCTTTCTTGAGCGAGCGGTCGAACACGAAGAGATTGCAAAACTCGACTGGAACCTGCTGCGAGAAGATCTCAGCCTTCCCACAGCCGTTTTGTATGAAGACAGGATATTGCACAACCTGAACTGGATGCAGCAGTTCATAAACCACTATGGTGTCCAACTTGCCCCCCACGGCAAGACCACCATGGCTCCCAGACTATTTGAGTTGCAATTACAGGGTGGCGCCTGGGGAATCACACTTGCAACCGCACACCAGACGTTGGTCGCCCACAGGCACGGAGTGCGTCGTGTTCTCATGGCGAATCAACTGATCGGCAAAGAAAATATGGCCATCGTCGCACGGCTGCTCGAGGACCCGGACTTTATTTACTACTGCCTGATCGATTCGGCGGCCCAGGTCGAACAGCTAGGTGCGTTTTTCTCGAAAGGGAAGCAGCGTCTCAACGTATTGCTAGAGTTAGGAGTGATGGGAGGTCGATCTGGCGTCCGCGACGAACAGCAGTTACAGGCCGTGCTAGAGGCTCTTTCCCGTTGGAGCGGTTCCATCGCTCTCAGCGGCGTCGAGATCTATGAAGGCGTTCTGGAGGAAGAGGCTTCCATACGCGCATTTCTTCAAAGGGCGGTCAACATTACGAGCACGCTTGCTGGCCAGAGACGTTTTCAGCAATCACCCATCCTGCTCTCAGGCGCCGGCTCTGCCTGGTACGATGTGGTCGCCGAAGAATTCTCTGCTGCAGGGTTTGGAGACAGCATCGAGATCGTTCTGCGCCCGGGTTGCTATCTCACACACGACGTAGGTGCGTATCGCAAGGCGCAAGCGAAGATCGACCAACGCAATCCTATTGCGCACCGGATGGGTTCAAGCCTTTTGCCCGCACTTCAGGTGTGGGCCTACGTGCAGTCGATACCAGAGGCCGAGATGGCGATCATCGGTATGGGGAAGCGCGATGCCGCCTTTGATGCCGGTCTTCCAACGCCTGCATTACACTTCAGGCCAGGGGATACAGCACCTAAAATGGCTCCCGCCCACTGGTCACTTACCAAAATGATGGATCAGCACGCATACCTGCAAATCACCGGGCAGGATGATCTTCGCGTAGGCGACATGATCGGCTTCGATATCTCGCACCCTTGCCTAACTTTTGATAAATGGCGTCTGTTACCGGTTCTGGATGCCAAGTATCAGGTTGTCGACATCATTCATACCTTCTTCTAATCAGTCTGCGAAGCCTTAACAGCCGCGTCTTGCTGGAAACCCCGGACGATGCGAAGATATTCGGCAGCTTTGTGAGTGATCTCTTTGCGACGGCCCTCGCGTATAGCGTGGGTATCGACAAGGTCTGCACCGACGCCAAGGGCGAATGCACCGGATTCTAGGAAATCCCGCGCGGTGGCATGAGAGACGCCGCCGGTGGGGATCATGTCTATATGGGGAAGCGGAGCTTTGAGACTGCGAAGATATTTGGCGCCGCCCATGGAATCGGCGGGAAAGACTTTGACGACGTCAGCGCCGGCGCTCCAGGCCGTAAGGATCTCGGTGGGGGTGAGGGCGCCGGGCAGGACGGCGATAGAGAGGCGTCTGCAGAGGGAGATCGTGGGGAGATCGAGCGCGGGACTCACGATGAACTCGGCGCCGCTATCGATGGAACTCTGCGCGGTGTCTGCGTCGAGTACAGTGCCCGCGCCGACGAGAAGCTCGGGCCGCTCCTTTTTGAGGCGGCTGATGACCAAGAGCGCGTTGGGAACGGTCATGGTTATCTCCAGAACGTGAATGCCGGCATCCGCGATGGCAAGCGAGAGCTCGAAGGCGTCTTCTGCAGAGGAGGCGCGCAAGACGGGGATGAGGCCGCCGGCACGCATCAGTTGAAGCACCTGAAATTTGGTTCGTGACATAGCGGGCTCCGTGACGATACTAGCGGATCGTGCCTTTGAGCTTTCCGCTCATCAGAGCTTCGACCTCGGAAAGTGTGGACATGGAGGAGTCTCCGGGAGTGGTCATGGCAATGGCGCCGTGAGCGATACCGCAGTTCAGTGACCAGGTGAGGCTCTTGCGCTGGAGGAGGCCGTAGATGAAGCCCGCAGCGAAGGAGTCTCCTCCACCGACGCGGTCCAGTATCTCGAGGTCATCGAAGCGCAATCCATGGTCGACGTGATCTTGGGCGAAGGCGAAGGCGCTCCACCCGTTGCGGTTTGCAGAGGTGGTGTGTCGGACGGTGGTGGCGACAACCCTCAGGGTAGGGAACTCAGCGATGATGCGCTGGGACATTGCATAAAAACTTTCAACGGTGTGCCATGCCGGACGGTGGGCGTGTTCTTCGACGGCTGAGGCGATGTCGCCCTCGTGGCCGAAGAGGACGTCAACCAGGGGGAGGAGAGAGCGATTCACATCGATCGAAGCCTGGCGGCCGCCGCGCGATCTCCAGAGGGACGGACGGTAGTTGCCGTCGAAGCTGACGATGGTGTGGTGCCGGCGGGCTGCAACCATGGCTTCGCGTACAACCTCGGTGGACGATTCGCTAAGCGCGGCCATGATGCCACCGGTGTGAAACCAGCGCACACCTTCGTGGCCGAAGATGGCATCCCAGTCGATCTGTCCAGGCCGTAGCTGGGAGACGGCCGTGTGGCCCCGGTCCATGACGCCGGTGCCCGGGCGAACCCCAAAGCCGCGCTCAAGGAAGTAAATGCCGTTGCGCGACGCGGAGCCGACGCCGTCGAAGGCGTCCCAACGGATATGGGAGGTGTCGACGCCCCCTTGAAAGATCAGGTCTTCGACGAGACGGCCGATGGGGTTATCGACAAGCGCGGTGGCGACGGTAGTGCGCATGCCAAAGCAGCGACGCAAACCGCGAGCCACGTTGTATTCGCCGCCGCCCTCCCAGACGCGAAAGCTTCTTGCGCCAACGATGCGACCTTCGCCGGGATCGAAGCGGAGCATGACCTCACCGAGAGAGAGAAGATCCCACCGGCACTCGTCGGCCGCGCGGAGCGGAAGGTACTCCATCGTTTCTGATGCACCGACGTTCCTGGCTTCGATGGGAGTCTCCTGATCTTTGCGATGGTTCCTGTGATAGTGAGTTCGATGCAACAACTCAAAGAGCCCACAAGTTTGATTGTGGGTGCTCCCGGATGTTTGCGTTACGTTATGCGCATAATTCTAAATGTAGTTATGGGCGGAGAAACCTGAAACAGTTCTGCCCCCTCTCTTTTAGCGGGTTTTGTTGCGCTACGAATAAGGCGCGAAAGCAAGAATTTGCCTTGCTCCCGCGACTGGCTATTGTGCGACAACGCTGATTGCGTAACCTCCACCCGGTGCGCATTTCTGAGTTAGCGTTGATGTGTTCGTAACGTTCAACTTGCGAATCACGTACGCCTGAGGGTTAGTTTCGTAGTTTGCGTCCGGTGCATCTGCATATATGGTTGCAATGTACTTCCTCCCAGGATCCAGGAAATCGAAAGAAATTCTCGATTCGCGAGCAAGTTCATCGTTGGTCCTCCCGACGAACCAGTTGTCGCTCCCTTTTGCCTTGCGGGCGTAGGTGATGTAATCACCGGGCTCTGCTTCAAGGACCTTCGTGTCATCCCATTGCACCGGAACATCCTTGATGAACTGGAAAGCATCTATGTGCTTCTCATAGTTCTCGGGAAGATCGGCGACCATCTGCAACGGGCTGTACATTGTCACGTAAAGAGCGAGTTGCCTCGCCAGCGTGCTGTGAACGTAAGAGTGATTCTTAGGATTTATCTTCTCGACCTTCATCTCGAAGATGCCGGGTGTGTAGTCCATCGGACCACCCATCAAGCGCGTAAAAGGAAGTATTGTCGTGTGGTCTGGGTTATTTCCTCCGAAGGCCTCGTACTCTGTGCCTCGCGCCGCTTCCTCTGCCATCAGGTTTGGAAACGTACGAGACAGACCAGTCATGTGGACTGACTCGTGAGCATCCACCATGATGTGATACTTGGCGGCGGTAGACACAGCATAGAGGAAATGATTTACCGTCCACTGTCCGTAGTGAAACTCGCCTCGCGGCAGAATGTTCCCCACATAGCCGCTCTTCACCGTGTCGTAGCCGTTATCGACCATGAACTGATATGCCGGATTCATGAAGCGTTCGTAGTTCCGGGTGGAACCGGAGGTCTCGTGATGCATGATGAGCTTCACGCCCTTTGATGCCGCGTACTCGTGCAAGCCTTTCACGTCGAAATCCGGATAGGGCGTGAGGAAATCGAAAACATAGTCTTTTTCATGTCCAAACCAGTCTTCCCAGCCCACGTTCCAGCCTTCGGCCAGGACGGCACCAATCCCGTTCGCAGCGGCGAAGTCGATGTATCTTTTAACATTCTGAGTATTTGCACCATGCCGGCCATTGGGCTTCAACTTGGTGTAGTCGGTCACGCCGAGTTGGACGTTGTCTGTGTCGGAGTAGGCCCAGGTGCTCTTGCCAGTGATCATTTCCCACCAGACCCCAACAAACTTGGTCGGCTTGATCCAGCTTGTGTCCTGAAACTTTGTGGGGTCGTTCAGATTGAGAATGGTGTGCGAGAGGAGGATGTCTCCAGCCTTGTCACTGACGAGAATGGTGCGCCACGGTGTCTGCGTCGGCACCTGTAGATGGCCCTTGTTGCCTTGGGCGTCCGGAGTAAGATAGGTGGTCAAAACGAAGTTAGAGTCGTCCAAAACGACGCTCATCGCCGCGTAGTTGATCAGTGCTGCCTCGTGGATGTTGATGTAGAGTCCGTCTTTGGACTTCATCATCAGCGGAGTCTGAAGAGCTGTCGGTCCAATCGGATGCTGGGAGGCATTTGGCGTGATCGCCTCCTTCATCTTGCCGCGGACCTCCGATAAATTCGAAGTGACGGTGCTGTATTCTTCCGTATCGAGATCACCAGGCAACCAGAAAGCTTTGTGATCTCCTGCAAGTGCAAACTGTGTGTCCTCGTCCTTGAGGACGAAGTATTTCAGGTTTGCCTGCTCTGGGAACTCGTACCGAAAGCCGAGACCATCGTTGAAGAGCCTAAACCGAATGAGCATCGTGCGGTCTGTGTCCGCCTGGTGTAACGTGACGGTGAACTCGTTATAGTTGTTACGGATGTGGCTGACGTCGGCCCAAACAGGCGTCCAGGTTTCGTCGAAGCTCCGGGTGTCCTCTTTCAGAAGCGAGAACCCTGAATTGAGTGGCTTTTCCTGCACCAACTCGAAGCCCATGAGGCTTGGTTTCAGAACAGTTTTGCTCTTGTAAGTGAGAGCGTACATAGGCGCGCCCTGACTCGTGAGACTGAAGGTCAGTGCCAGACTGTGGTCAGGGGATATGAGTTGCTGTCCATGCGCCACGAATCGGGCAAGCAGCAGTCCCACTAACATCAGGGTTGCGCCGCTTTTGCCGAGAAAGCGGACGATTGAGATGGGGAACTGTTTCATAGGGCCTCTCACTTTGTTTAGAGCGTTAGTCGTTTGTTGCGGAGCTATTGAGACGAAAGCCGGATGTCACGCGAAGAGGAACCCACCTCAACTTTGCTGGGCACTACGAACTCCCATCGGTCGCCATCAAGGCTCCAGACCCGCAAAGCCTTTGGCGGAATAACAACCCGCACCTCTCTTTTTTCGCCTGGTGTCAGACTGACCTTTGACCATCCCGCCAGTCGTCGTGGCGGTTCACCCGGACTGCTAATGTCGAGGTAGACCTGAGCAACTTCCGCTCCAGCGACATGCCCGTCATTGCTCACTGAGAACCTTGCTACCATGTCATGTCCGTCAGTCTTCTCAACGGACAGATTGGAATAGCTAAAGTGTGTGTATGAGAGCCCATAACCGAACTCGTACAGTGGCTTGATATTGTGGACGTCGTACCAGCGGTAGCCGATGTCGAGTTTCTCTGTATAGATTGGGTCAGTGGCGAAGGCTCCATCTGTGCCCCATGTGGGCGAATTCTGATCATGCGTTGGAAAGCTAATAGGGAGCTTGCCGGACGGGTTCACCTTGCCAAAGAGCACGTTCGCAATCGCCTTGCCGCCAGCTTCGCCTGGATACCAGGCTTCGACAATAGCCGATACCTTTTCCTTCCAAGGCATCAGAACAGGGTTGCCGCTTTCGATCACAACGACTGTGTGCGGATTTACATCCGCGACTGCCTCTACTAGCTGGTTTTGATTCGATGGATTTGCAAGGTTAAGACTTTGGAGATCTCCGAAATCCTCTCCGGCTGGTTGCGCCACGACAACGATGGCAACATCTGCGTTACGCGCGAGGGTGACCGCATCGCGTATCTCGTCTGGCGTGTAATCACGAAAAGGCACGTTCTCATCTCTGTTTCCCGCAAAGGAAACAATCGAGGCCGGTGACAGTTGCTGAAGCGCTTTGGTCAAAGGAGCGTCCACCTTCAGCCAAGGACTACGCCACCAGCCGCATCCATCTGTCTTTGCGAAACGAAGACCACCGCAACCGGCAAAGGCGCCGGTGACAGGGTGGAATGTATCCGCCGAGCCGCCACCAGTCATTACAGCGGCATCTGCATGCGCGCCAATTACGGCAATCCGCTTCGGGGCGTTGATCTTTAGTGGAAGCTGGTTGCTCTGATTACGAAGCAAGACAATTGACTGTTCCTCAACTGATTGTGCGAAGGAGTTCGCTCCCACAAAGTCGATCGTTCCTCCACCTTTCGGAGCGTCATCCATGACTCCGGATGCGATCAGCACATAGAGCTTCCGACGGACCATGTCGTCTAGACGATCCTGCGACACGGCGCGGCTGACCAAGACGGATCTCACCGGGACAGGGGCAAGGAAAGCCGGGCCAGCGTCGCTGCCTTCTTCCTCATCCAAGCCAGCATTAATCGCCTTTACTGTGCTATGCGTGGCACCCCAATCGGATTGGACCTCTCCCTGGAACTTCCACTCGTTTTTGAGGACGGAGGTGAGAATAAATTTGTTCTCGCAAGCGTAGTCGCCGTTCAGGCGGGTATAAGCACACATGAAGCTGAGAGGGTGGCTTTTCTCCAGCGCGATTTCGAAGGGCAACAGGTAGAGTTCTCGCAGAGTGCGTTCATCAATCTGACTGTTGCCTCCCATTCGGTTGGTTTCTTGTTCGTTGCCGGCGAAGTGCTTAGCTGTCGCGATCACCCTTTGGCTCTGTGTGCCGTTCGTCCGCGCAGCGAGCAGTTCACCAGCAAGGATGGGATCCTCTCCGAGATATTCAAAAGTCCGACCGGCCCTGGGTTCACGCGTAAGATTGACCCCGCCGCCAAGGCCCATTCCAAACCCTTGAGCACGTAGCTGTTTGGCGACCTGAACGCCGTAGTCGTAAGAGAGTTGTGGTTCCCAGCTCGCGGCAAGGGCGATCGTTGCGGGAAACGTTGAACTCGCCTGTGTGGTGCTTCCGGAGCCCGTTGCCGAATCAACCATGTTCAGGTCTGGAATGCCGAGCCTTGGGATACCGGGTATAAATCCGGCACCGCCGCCAGGACTCGCGTTTGAAGGGTACTTCGACGCGATGAACTGAAGCTTCTCGTCCAGTGACATCTGTTGCAGGAGCGAGTTCGCTCTTGCTTGCACTTGCGCATCAGCGGGAGTGCTTGTTTGGCCGTAAACACTTTGAACGGTTGTACAGCCAAAATAGAGCAATATCGCTGCGAACTTGAGATTAAACAAATACATCGGAACCCTTTCCAGCCTTTGGTGATGCCTGAGAGAGGCGGCAAAGCAATTAATCGTTCAGCTAAGGCTCTTCACGGCCCGGCTTTCAATATGGATTCCCCGAGCAGACAAATCTGAAATACTCTCCTGTTTGCGGAGCCATTTAGATGAGAGGTGCACGGAGTGCGTCGGTGCATCTCTCATCAACCAAATGGAGTGAAGGCATGCCGGCCCTTGTAGCTGTGGCCAATCTACGGAGCCACGGTGAAACCGCTATGTAACGATGCGTTAGAGTCATCTCCCACCCATAGGTCAAAGCGGGTATCGTCCTGCACCCACGAACGAGTGGCGGCGCTCCAGTATGTAAGGTCGGCTGTGTCTAAGTTGAAGTGCACGGTCTGTGTCTCTCCCGGAGCAACCGTGACCCGATGGAAGCCCTTCAGCTCACGGACTGGGCGGGAACTGGTTCCTGATTGCTGATGTAAGTACAACTGTGCAACCTCATCGGCCGTGACAGTACCGCTGTTCCGTACATCGACCGCAACGTCCAGACCCTCGCCTCTGTGAATTTGGTCATGGTTGATATGCAGGTTAGAGAACTGGAAGTTCGTATAGCTCAGCCCATAGCCGAAGGGGAACAGTGGTGTGCTTTCCTCATTCCAGTACCGAGTGCCTTGTTTCTCTGGTTGATGAGTGACGTCATGCGAATAGAAGATGGGCACCTGCCCGACATCGCGCGGCCAATCGTATGGCAGCTTCCCAGCCGGAACAGCCTTGCCATACAGTAGATTGGCGATCGCAATGCCACCCTCCGTTCCGGGATACCATACGTCAAGGATGGCAGGAATATTCTTGCTCGCCCACCTCAGTTCCAGAGGACGTGCGCTCATCATAACCAACACGACCGGCTTACCCGTGGCAGCGACCGCTTCCAGTAGCTCCTGCTGACGCCCCGGTAGTTCGAGCGATGAGCGAGAGGCCGCTTCACCATCCATGTTCTGCCTCTCACCCAGAACCATCACCACTACGTCAGCGCTGCGCGCCGTTTGAACTGCTTTGTCGAACTCCTGCTTCTGCTCAGCTTCTGTCCATACTGGGGTCTTATCTCCACCAAAGATCGCATCAAACATGGAAGGGAACTTGCGCGAAATCTGCACACCTTGGGAATAGGTGAACTGCGTCCCCTGTGGAGCGATCTGCTTCAGACCTTCCAGGACTGAAACACTCTCCTGTTCCTTGTTCACGAACACCCATGGGCCGGTGATATCCCGCTTTGAGTCAGCCAGTGGACCTATGACGGCGATATTTCTGTTACCGGAACCCTGCAACGGCAAGAGCGCGTGCTCGTTTCGCAAAAGAACGGCAGAACGTTCAGCCGCCCGAAGCGACTCTTGTTTTTGCTCCGTGGCACCGAGAACCTGCGCGGCCCTGGCCTCATCTACGTAGGGGTTTTCGAACAAGCCAAGACGGATCTTCGTTTCGAGAATGGGGCGGACAGCGGCGTCTAGTTGTTCGCTGTTGATCTTGCCTGCCTTGTACGCCGCTGGCAGATTGTCATAGGCGTCCTTGTTCAACGCCATCTCCATATTTACGCCTGCCGTGAATGCACGCATTGCGGCATCTGCTTTGTCTGCAGCAAACCCATGGGTCTGTAAGTTGTTCACCGCGTCCGCGTCACTTACGACGAAGCCGCCAAACTTCCATTCGTCCCGTAGAACGTCGTGCAGTAGCCAGCGATTTCCAGTTGCCGGAACGCCGTTCAGGTCCATGTAAGCGCTCATGATCGTGCCGACACCGGCGTCCACGGCGCTCTTAAAGGGGGGCAGATAGACATTGCGAAGCTGTGCGTCGGAAAGGTCAACAGAGTCGTAGTCGCGGCCTCCCTCTGCAGCCCCATACCCCGCAAAATGCTTTGCGCAAGCCACGATGTGGTCCGGGGCTCCGATGTACGCTCCCTGAAAGCCCCGAACTTGAGCCGCAGCGACGGCGCTCCCCAGGTAAGGATCCGCTCCCGCGCCCTCGACAATGCGACCCCATCTCGGATCTCGCGCTATGTCCACCATCGGTGCGAACGCCCAGTCAATCCCCACAGCGCGCGCTTCCTTTGCCGCTGCAGCCTGCGCCCGTTCTATGGTGTCCGGATCCCACGACGCTGCCATAGCGAT
Coding sequences within:
- a CDS encoding glycoside hydrolase family 97 protein, whose amino-acid sequence is MKQFPISIVRFLGKSGATLMLVGLLLARFVAHGQQLISPDHSLALTFSLTSQGAPMYALTYKSKTVLKPSLMGFELVQEKPLNSGFSLLKEDTRSFDETWTPVWADVSHIRNNYNEFTVTLHQADTDRTMLIRFRLFNDGLGFRYEFPEQANLKYFVLKDEDTQFALAGDHKAFWLPGDLDTEEYSTVTSNLSEVRGKMKEAITPNASQHPIGPTALQTPLMMKSKDGLYINIHEAALINYAAMSVVLDDSNFVLTTYLTPDAQGNKGHLQVPTQTPWRTILVSDKAGDILLSHTILNLNDPTKFQDTSWIKPTKFVGVWWEMITGKSTWAYSDTDNVQLGVTDYTKLKPNGRHGANTQNVKRYIDFAAANGIGAVLAEGWNVGWEDWFGHEKDYVFDFLTPYPDFDVKGLHEYAASKGVKLIMHHETSGSTRNYERFMNPAYQFMVDNGYDTVKSGYVGNILPRGEFHYGQWTVNHFLYAVSTAAKYHIMVDAHESVHMTGLSRTFPNLMAEEAARGTEYEAFGGNNPDHTTILPFTRLMGGPMDYTPGIFEMKVEKINPKNHSYVHSTLARQLALYVTMYSPLQMVADLPENYEKHIDAFQFIKDVPVQWDDTKVLEAEPGDYITYARKAKGSDNWFVGRTNDELARESRISFDFLDPGRKYIATIYADAPDANYETNPQAYVIRKLNVTNTSTLTQKCAPGGGYAISVVAQ
- a CDS encoding beta-glucosidase family protein, translated to MYLFNLKFAAILLYFGCTTVQSVYGQTSTPADAQVQARANSLLQQMSLDEKLQFIASKYPSNASPGGGAGFIPGIPRLGIPDLNMVDSATGSGSTTQASSTFPATIALAASWEPQLSYDYGVQVAKQLRAQGFGMGLGGGVNLTREPRAGRTFEYLGEDPILAGELLAARTNGTQSQRVIATAKHFAGNEQETNRMGGNSQIDERTLRELYLLPFEIALEKSHPLSFMCAYTRLNGDYACENKFILTSVLKNEWKFQGEVQSDWGATHSTVKAINAGLDEEEGSDAGPAFLAPVPVRSVLVSRAVSQDRLDDMVRRKLYVLIASGVMDDAPKGGGTIDFVGANSFAQSVEEQSIVLLRNQSNQLPLKINAPKRIAVIGAHADAAVMTGGGSADTFHPVTGAFAGCGGLRFAKTDGCGWWRSPWLKVDAPLTKALQQLSPASIVSFAGNRDENVPFRDYTPDEIRDAVTLARNADVAIVVVAQPAGEDFGDLQSLNLANPSNQNQLVEAVADVNPHTVVVIESGNPVLMPWKEKVSAIVEAWYPGEAGGKAIANVLFGKVNPSGKLPISFPTHDQNSPTWGTDGAFATDPIYTEKLDIGYRWYDVHNIKPLYEFGYGLSYTHFSYSNLSVEKTDGHDMVARFSVSNDGHVAGAEVAQVYLDISSPGEPPRRLAGWSKVSLTPGEKREVRVVIPPKALRVWSLDGDRWEFVVPSKVEVGSSSRDIRLSSQ
- a CDS encoding sugar kinase, with translation MEYLPLRAADECRWDLLSLGEVMLRFDPGEGRIVGARSFRVWEGGGEYNVARGLRRCFGMRTTVATALVDNPIGRLVEDLIFQGGVDTSHIRWDAFDGVGSASRNGIYFLERGFGVRPGTGVMDRGHTAVSQLRPGQIDWDAIFGHEGVRWFHTGGIMAALSESSTEVVREAMVAARRHHTIVSFDGNYRPSLWRSRGGRQASIDVNRSLLPLVDVLFGHEGDIASAVEEHAHRPAWHTVESFYAMSQRIIAEFPTLRVVATTVRHTTSANRNGWSAFAFAQDHVDHGLRFDDLEILDRVGGGDSFAAGFIYGLLQRKSLTWSLNCGIAHGAIAMTTPGDSSMSTLSEVEALMSGKLKGTIR
- a CDS encoding bifunctional 4-hydroxy-2-oxoglutarate aldolase/2-dehydro-3-deoxy-phosphogluconate aldolase, with the translated sequence MSRTKFQVLQLMRAGGLIPVLRASSAEDAFELSLAIADAGIHVLEITMTVPNALLVISRLKKERPELLVGAGTVLDADTAQSSIDSGAEFIVSPALDLPTISLCRRLSIAVLPGALTPTEILTAWSAGADVVKVFPADSMGGAKYLRSLKAPLPHIDMIPTGGVSHATARDFLESGAFALGVGADLVDTHAIREGRRKEITHKAAEYLRIVRGFQQDAAVKASQTD
- a CDS encoding amino acid deaminase, giving the protein MHNLNWMQQFINHYGVQLAPHGKTTMAPRLFELQLQGGAWGITLATAHQTLVAHRHGVRRVLMANQLIGKENMAIVARLLEDPDFIYYCLIDSAAQVEQLGAFFSKGKQRLNVLLELGVMGGRSGVRDEQQLQAVLEALSRWSGSIALSGVEIYEGVLEEEASIRAFLQRAVNITSTLAGQRRFQQSPILLSGAGSAWYDVVAEEFSAAGFGDSIEIVLRPGCYLTHDVGAYRKAQAKIDQRNPIAHRMGSSLLPALQVWAYVQSIPEAEMAIIGMGKRDAAFDAGLPTPALHFRPGDTAPKMAPAHWSLTKMMDQHAYLQITGQDDLRVGDMIGFDISHPCLTFDKWRLLPVLDAKYQVVDIIHTFF
- the bglX gene encoding beta-glucosidase BglX gives rise to the protein MKPHPTVAKSSPTLHGRNRGAFQRKLLAGCTTISMIFPSTILQRGFAQEAKNTKPSVQDAAVRQRADALLQQMTPEEKAGQLSQLFLFTKPDATMESRIAKGQVGSLLFVTDPSVINHLQHVAVEQSRLHIPLIFGFDVIHGLQTIFPVPIAMAASWDPDTIERAQAAAAKEARAVGIDWAFAPMVDIARDPRWGRIVEGAGADPYLGSAVAAAQVRGFQGAYIGAPDHIVACAKHFAGYGAAEGGRDYDSVDLSDAQLRNVYLPPFKSAVDAGVGTIMSAYMDLNGVPATGNRWLLHDVLRDEWKFGGFVVSDADAVNNLQTHGFAADKADAAMRAFTAGVNMEMALNKDAYDNLPAAYKAGKINSEQLDAAVRPILETKIRLGLFENPYVDEARAAQVLGATEQKQESLRAAERSAVLLRNEHALLPLQGSGNRNIAVIGPLADSKRDITGPWVFVNKEQESVSVLEGLKQIAPQGTQFTYSQGVQISRKFPSMFDAIFGGDKTPVWTEAEQKQEFDKAVQTARSADVVVMVLGERQNMDGEAASRSSLELPGRQQELLEAVAATGKPVVLVMMSARPLELRWASKNIPAILDVWYPGTEGGIAIANLLYGKAVPAGKLPYDWPRDVGQVPIFYSHDVTHQPEKQGTRYWNEESTPLFPFGYGLSYTNFQFSNLHINHDQIHRGEGLDVAVDVRNSGTVTADEVAQLYLHQQSGTSSRPVRELKGFHRVTVAPGETQTVHFNLDTADLTYWSAATRSWVQDDTRFDLWVGDDSNASLHSGFTVAP
- a CDS encoding N-acyl-D-amino-acid deacylase family protein, whose product is MPRCDTLIRNARVLDGTGTESDSLDVAIRDGRICEIGASIDYDARESMDADGLVLAPGFIDVHTHDDTAVIRTPAMLPKISQGVTTVIVGNCGISATPVVLRGEPPDPMNLLGEAEDFRYPTFDSYLNAIRDAQPAVNVGVLIGHTALRNNHMDRLDRAATEAEVEAMREQLQEALDGGALGLSSGLAYLSAHAASTEEVLALAKPLEAAGAVYTTHMRTETDDILDAMREAFEVGRLSHVPVIVSHLKCAGIANWGRGGEVLHTLDVARTSQAAGCDCYPYAAGSSTLDLRQVDERVHITITWSTPHPEVAGQSLRQIAEHWQTSHLKAAQQLQPAGAIYHSISEDDMRQILRHSATMIGSDGLPNDPRPHPRLWGTFPRVLGRYSRDEGLFSLPEAVHKMTGLPAQRFGLARRGMIRKDYHADLVLFDPETIIDTATFSDPIRPAQGIAAVWVNGVLSYTADGATGARGGCFLPRGDSSWIQ